In Lathyrus oleraceus cultivar Zhongwan6 chromosome 2, CAAS_Psat_ZW6_1.0, whole genome shotgun sequence, the DNA window TTCTTTCCTCTATAAATATATAAAGCAAATGCCAAATCAAGGTAACATATATTCAAATACAATTTTCATTTCGCTATTCTCCTTCATATACTGACTTGAGCGTTTGAGTATTAACCTTGTAGGTACCTCCACTCCACCGCATCGGAGGCTGTGATCCACCGTCACCTTCATTTAAGCTTCTCATTTCTGGTTCTAGGACGAAACACTTTCTATAAGTGATTTCATATCTCATTATTGCTAAGACTACTTCGCCTATCTTAGTTACATCTTTTACAAATTCTTCTTCTCCAAAGTTGAATCTTGTGTGCTCTAGAATTTTTGTGATTAGATTACCATAGTGTAGGCACACTCATTTTTTCTTTCTTCCTATCATGTATTGAATTACTTGATTTTCCCAAAGAGAAAGCAAATGTTTCTGAGTGAAAGGGGAAAAATTTCTCTCACATGGGTGAAACCTGCTTTCAGTTTGAAGAAATGGCAAAAAGTTTACCCAAAGAATCAGAAAACCTATATATAGAGGAAATGAATAGTGTATCAAATCAAAAGGAAGACATAAAATTGAAATCCATGACTAAATATTATCTTGGGAATACAAGCGAACTCGAGTGCACTCGAATGCCCTAGAGATAAGCGTCACACCCTAACTTGTGAACCTAAGGCCACGTGGTTGAAAAATCCGTGAAACGTCTCAATGATGGGAAGTGCATTTAAAGTGCTTCTTCCCCGCTACTTTTGTAAAATTGCCTCACGGTCTTCTCACTTCTCCTTAAGGTAAGCTTTAATGATGAGATGTTAGCCTAAACTTCAAAAGACTACCTGATTGATAAAACGTCTGTTAAGCCTTAGGAGCAACTGTTTTAGGCAGACCAAAGGCCTAAGATGAGTAAGTTCCAAGTATCAAGCCCAATGAAATTATCCGTCATATATAAGTGGCATACGTTAAACATAAGGTACAAAACTATATTGTCAAACTTACACTTTACTCGTTTTGAACTTTGTAATTGATTTACGCATTAGAGTGCTAATTTTGCAAATCTACTCCCACGCCACCGTATCAAAGATATATATCACCACGTTAGGAGTCTATCATCACCGATTAATCATAATTCATCAATGCTATATTGCCACCATTTTTTACACTAATGATTACACCTGACATCGTTCACCGTATTTATACGGTTAAcaatgtttttttttaaataaaaaaaattcatttaCAAAAAAAACATtgttattttaaaattttattttgtAACACAGATCTAAATTTTTATCATTAATCAATTTTATCATTGCATAAACCACAAAATGTATCTTATTAACCACTTATTTTACTTATATAATTCATTAACCAACTTCACTACTTTATTAatcaataaaatatataatattaaatattttcagacattaaattataaaatatattaaCCAATCTTTATATTTTATTATCCATTTTTATTTTACTATTTACTATTTTTTGTTTTCTATTTTTGTGAATTCATTAACTAAATTATGAATCCTATTCACCAACCTTATATAACTTATTAACCAAATAACTTATTAACCAAATTTAATTTATCATGTGAgattattttttttttatgtaAGAACACTTAATAATcaaaatataaattatattaacCAATTTAAAATTATAGTTAATTAATCAACTTATTTTTTTCTTTaagattaatatatatatatatatatatatatatatatatatatatatatatatatatatatatattttgaaCTGAGGAgataatatattaatatatataaaaCATAGTGGGACACATGCCCCCATAGTATTACACATCCCTCCgtccatatatatatatatatatatatatatatatatatatatatatatatatatatatatatatatatatatatatatatatgatattaGTTTGTAAATGAATGGTTAAAGTTTTTGAATTTGAGaattttgatttaaataaaaaaGTAAAGAAAAATATAAATGAGACACATATGACATGTCTATGTCTATGGAATTCTGTAAATACTAAAATTTACAAATATTTCTTTTAActgaaataaatttaaaaaatcaatttaattTTTCTTAAAGAACCAGTAGtataatattatttataatagTAGTAAAAAGAGTTGGGTGATACGCCATATCATCCTATTAACAGCAGCAACATCATACCACATCGTGAATGCCATTGGTCGAGGCCACGCCATGTAGGCTGCATATGCGTCACCACACGCACAAACCCTGTTGTTCcatttaataaaataaaaaataaacattacCTCCAAAAAAAGCAAGACCCAACACCGAACAAATTGAATTCTATTTTCTCGAGAGATTTAGATCTAAAAACAGTGTTTTCTTCTAAGAAGGTCAAGTTATGAAGTTAAGAGATGGAAGTGAATTCACTCTGCTAGTATTGTTACTGTGCTTAACAACTCTCTCTCTTAAAACAGAAGCTGTGTGGATGACAATTCCCAGTTCAGGAACAAAGTGCGTGTCTGAGGATATCCAAACACACGTTGTCGTTTTAGCTGATTACTATGTTGTCACTGAAGAAGGTCCTCAGCTTCAAACAATTTCCGCCAAGGTAGGTTTACACAAATTAAcctttttttttatatatatttaatttacTTTTCCATTCATGTTTCTCAAGTCATAAAGTCAACTAGGCAGTACATTTATTTTCtcaattttaatttatttttcaaaaaataagGATAAGGTAGTCCAAGATAGAGAGAGATTGATCTATAATAGGAGGGTACTTTTCTCTCAACTTATCGTTAAATCGACAATGATTTGCTGAATGAATCTTTGACAACTTGTTTATCGACAGAGATTGAACTTTACATAAGGGGTTTCCACCTATTTAATTCAACTAACACATAGCAGCAGTTAAGAAGACATGTTTGTTTTATGAGGGACTATATAGCTATTTTGCAAATTGGAGGGACTATATTTCTGAGGCATGTTATATTTGTGCAGGTAACTTCTCCTTATGGAAACAACCTTCACCACAATGAAAATGTTACACAAGGGCAGTTTGCATTCACAACTACTGAAAGTGGAAATTATGTTGCGTGCTTTTGGATGGGTGGAAATCAACAAGAAGGTGCAACTGCAAGTGTAAACCTTGATTGGAAAACTGGAATTGCAGCCAAGGATTGGGATTCTGTTGCAAAGAAAGAAAAGATTGAGGTGAATACAAATCTACATTCATATACATTTATATTTCATGTCTTATTAATGTTCATTAATCAGTTTGTTCTTTTGGTATGGTTTAAGGGTGTTGGACTTGAACTCTTAAAGCTTGAAGGAATAGTGGATGCCATCCACCAATATCTAACTTACTTGAAGGACAAGTAAGTTTTTTACTCTTACTTTTATAGTGTGGTTTCACTTTGATTAAATTAGTTTTTAGTTTCACTGCATAAGTGTTGGAGCCGCAGTAGAAATTTGGCTTCTAATAATAATATAACACAATTCTCACTAAAGTTGAATATGAAAAATAATATAGCATAAACAATAATTGTTGAAGAAATATATATTTCTAAAGAAGAAAATTGATATATTATAAGAAAAATGTCACTTTGTTAGTATTGTTGTTGATGTTATGAACAAAGCCAGGCTTAATTTATATAATATTCAATATACTATAAATTATGAGAACGAAATTTCCCGTAAACATAATCCACCCACTTTGTTACTTTCCTGTTATTACTCCGGGGAGAAATTGACATTTCTATTTTACTTATATCTACATTTAACTTTTGCTAAATATTTCCACAATAAGTATGCACTATCTGGCATCTGATCCTGTTCCAGATTGCCAAAGTAGTCTCATATTACTTGGAAGTCAAGGCTGCTAAGGGTAATTTATATACAGCACTCACACTCATAAATTCAACTAGTCACGTTTTTTAAAAGACAAAACTGTGACAGATTTTCTTACCCAAAGCAGACAATTACATTGCCCTTAGCGGACTTCACATCGACCGGAACAACATTAAGTCATAACTCATCATGTAGACATTTAGAGAGACATTTTAAGAACTAATACAACTAAGTATCATAGAGATTGACTATGATTGAATACACATGCAGAACACTttcacattaacattgcatataaattaatatattatGAGTCCCACATTAGATAATATATAACCTGAACATGTAGTGTAGTGTAGAGACAATCTTCACTCTACAGGCTGCTTTTGCAAGATTGAGTTAGGACGTGGAAGGGTGTGTTAAAGTCCAGCATCAAACAATATTTAGTATGACATAACATaatattataatttttaaaatagGGATTAATTAATGTATCATATGTTACTAGATTCGCCATTTCAATTTCATGAATGCTCAAACTGAAATGTATTTCACTGGTTCAATAGCTGGTcttatattttaaaaaaaactttGTAGGAGTGAAGTAGTTGAGTATCTTCTATAACACCAAAAAGTACTGTTATCCTAATGCTAAGAAACAAAAAATAATTATAATGTGTCAAGTCCTTCACAATAGCTGCAAGTAACTATTATACTTGATTATTTCACCtaaaaatttaatttttgttgGACTTTTTGCCACAGGGAAGCAAAGCTGAGGGAAGTGAGTGAAAAAACAAATGCTAGAGTGGCATGGTTTAGCATCATGTCTCTTGGTCTCTGCATTTTTGTTTCGGCATTGCAACTCTGGTATCTCAGGAGCTACTTTCGAAAGAAGAAACTCATATAGATATAGGTATTGATATTTATACGAGACTCGTTGACAAAATTATTTTTCTTTGAGATTCTGGTTGAAGTAAGTAGCTGTCCAACAATCAAGGAACCAAGAAGAAGCACTCGCATCGCAATAGGTTTCCAAACAGAATGCTCAATGATTATTGGTATATAAGATAAGAATCGAGTATGACGTGAAGGGAGTGGAATGTGTACTTCTTGTCATTCTTCTTGGATTTTCCCTATGTTCTTTTGTTTTCAGTGTTTGTAGAATCTCATTCATGTGTATTACAGAGCAGCTATGACTACCACCATTGTCTCGTTTAATAGATTAGACCCGACCATTAGGTCCATGCACCATGTTTCTATCTTTGGGGTTGAACTTGATATGTTTCATCGTCCCATTGGTGGAATTTAAgtaaataattttgataattgttATAAGTTAGCGTCCCACTTCAACATCACTCGCGTCCACTTAAGAAGACAATATGCTTAGTATGTATTTATAAACTCTAGTATTATTTATAAACAAATCAATATAGGATTTTAATCTTCTTTCACATCTCAACATTAAGACAAAAACACTTTCTTTATTTGATTTCACATCTTTACATTTGTTAGGAGATCGTTTGCAGTTAAGCATGAAACAAATAGTAGTATCGAGTTGCAGAAACCACGTTTAATTCCATACTTGTAAGCAGAAGAATTGTACCAGCCCacttaatgatgttcattcatAAACTCCTATCATAAGAAATACAAATAATTATATGAAAATGTTAAGAGGGTTTCTTAAGGCACTCTATATGCTTCTTATGCACcaaagaatttttttaaaattttccCTAATTTTCAGAGATGTATCTCTGAACGCATTcaacacacacaacacacattATTATGAGTGGTGCCTTATAAGTtgaattatttttattttgtagATGCATCTCTAGAATATTTTAAGAAATATATTCATAATTGAGCAGTTAAGTAGAATTTTCAGAATTGCATCTCCGAAAGTTTGGACGAGATTTTGAAATATTCCGTCACTTTTGCATGTATATGTCACTTTTGCATTTATATTTCTGGAGATGCATATTCGGAATAATCTGATAAAAAAACACTTGCATGATCACACAACCATTGTTTCCATTGTTGTTTTCCTCTACAAACCCTCACAAAAAAACCTTCCATTCTCAATCCATTTTTTCACTTCAAATCTCCAAACTTGTGGTTCATCATATCAAAGGGAGCAAAAGAAGTTAGAATTTAAGGTAAAGATCATTTATTTCACATTGCATTGTTCACATTAATCCTGTATTTTGTCTGAAAAAATGAGGGTTGTGTCCGAAAATGTATCTCCGGAACAAGTATGAATATTTTCGGAGATATATTTCCGGAACTAGTCTGTGTTCATTTTCCAACTTTGTTTTCAACAGTAATGCTTATCTACTGTTTGTTGTAATTGTTTTCATTAGATATGGTACACCCCGATGTTTTCCCAAAACAAGTGTTTCTCCGAATGCCCAAGGTGTTATTGTGAATGCAGTAAATGTTGGGAACTAATTTAAAAACGAGCAAGAGTTTGAACCTCACGATCAAATGCTTCAATGAATTCATACGGAGGCCTCTAAACTTGAATTTGATGTGGTTATCGGAAGGTCCAATAATGATTCAGATAGAAGATGCGCTTTTGTGACAATGACGTGCGAAAGAAGCGGGAAATATATAACTCCACTCCGGATTTTTAAAAGAGACGGCACCACTTTAAGATGTGAATGTCCGTTTAAGGTGTGTGGTTACATGTTGGCAAACAAAAACTAGAGATTTAATGTCATATGTGGTTTGCATAACCATGATTTGTGTGAAAAATTAGCCAGTTATCCTAGTGTGTGTATGCTCATGCCGGAAGAGAAGGAATGCTTTGCTGACATGACATTGAATTTGGTTCAACCGAAAAATATACTTGTAAATTGAAACggaaaaaatccaaaaatatatcaaatatcaAGAAAATTTATAATATTCAGTACCAAACTAACAAAGCGTTTATGGGGGATAAAACTGAAATGCAGAATACTTGAAACTGTTGGATGATAAAATTTACGTGTCTAGGTATCGAATGTGCGAGGATGAAGTTATTgttagagatatattttggactcatccTGATTCTATAAAATTGCTCAACACGTTTCCTACTGTGCTCATACTTTATTCAACCTACAATACCGACAAGTATATACTTCCATTATTGGAGATGGTTGGTGTTACCTCAACTGAGAAGACATATTCATTTGGGTTTGCATTTCTTGAGTTTGAAAAAGAGGACAATTCTACATTGGCCTTAAAGGTGTGTCAGACACTGTTGAAGGACCAATGTGAGATGCCTAAAGTGATTGTTATCGACTGCGATACCTCCTTGATGAAATTGGTTGCGAATGTATTTCCTTATTCTAATGCATTACTTTGTAGGTATCACATAACAAATAATGTGAGAACTCGGGTTAAACCTGCGGTAGGGATGAACAGATAGAGTCTGAAGATGGAAAATGGTGAAGGCGGGTGTAGTTGTGGAAAAAATAATGGATGCATGGAATCATATAATAAATTCTTCCACAAAAGAACTATATGTCGATTATGTTATGCATTTTAGGAAAGTTTGTGAAAAGTATCCAGATTTGTTAAAATATGTCGAAAGCACAATTCTTGACCAGGTGAAGGATAAAATTGTTTGTGCATGGACTGATAATGTTAGACACCTTGGAAATACAACAACTAATAGAGTTGAGTCTGCCCATGCTACTTTGAAAATTTGGTTGGGAAATAGTAAGAGTGCTTTATGTAGAGATTGAGACTCCGTGCACCACATGATTCAAAACCAACATAATGAGATACAAATGTCATTTGGTCGGAGAATCACAATTTTGGAACACAGATTTAAAGACAATACTCTTTATTCGCATTTGGGCGGTAACATTTCTCGGGCGggtttgaattatatttttcaCGAGGCTAAACGAGCTGTTAATGTAGGCTTCGATAGCGCAAAGTATAGATGCACAATTGTGAAAATATATGGTCTTTCATGTGCTTGTGTTATTGCAAAAAAGGTGAAACTTTGTAGCCCAATAACAATGGATGAGGTTTGCACTCATTGGAAGAGACTTAagtttgatgatgatggtgtcaTGAATGACGGTAAAACGAATATCTCTATTTTAACATAATGGGAAGTGATATAAGAGAGATTTTTGAAAGCCAATGACAACATGAAACTCCACGTCAAAGAACAATTGAGGAAAATTGCCTATCTGGAAACCACAGACATGAAACCACCATCTCAACCGGTAAAAATAAAAGCCGTCCCGAAGAAAATGAAACCTACACTGAATGACAATTCGACTACATGTTCTCCGTCATTTCTTGAACATGTTAACAAAGTTTTTCCCGAATCACCAACTCCAAAATCTCAAAAAGTGTTGTCAAATAAGCTTGCATTAGCAAACTCCATCCTACGCCACCTCCAAAAAAAATTCCGTTCATCGACGAGATGCCCgtttttatgcacaaatacatcGAGCGGTCTGACACTGGAGGCAACATGGATGCGTTTCCTGATATGGGTCACCTAATAGCATGTGAGTATGATATAGTATATATTGATCTGACACGATATAGTTTTTCGGAAACCTTTTCTTACACTGTGCAACGCCCTacctcaaaatccaaatgatcATATTATGTTATTGGATGACTTTCAAAATCAAGTCATTTTGTTTAAGTTTACTTGAAACCGGGATGCTCTATACCACCTGCATCACCGGAGTGGATGATTCATTCAACAACAAAAGCCGAGACTTGGCCGAATCATTTTATAGAAAGGATGCAAGAGTTCGAGAAATTGAGCAACATTAAAAGAGGATCAAATGCACAAAATTCCAAGGAGGTATCACCCATAGATTTAGCTGACGACATATGTTTCAATTCATTTTAATTTATTGTTTAGCTGACGACATATGTAATTGTGTTTATATATGAATGAAGTGTAATATATTTAACATTTGTTCATATTGTGTCTTTATGCATTCTTGATCACCCCCATAACAACATTTGTTCTTTTGTAAAAAAAAGTTATGTTTTAGAGATTCTGTTTTGAAACTGATTTAGGAGAACTTCCGGAGATACATCTCTGGAACAAGATAATTGAATGCAGAACCAGAGATATATCTCTGGAATCAGCTTGCTAGTTATTGAGTGATCCATATTGATCTATGACTTCTATAAATTAAGATGCTCTTATATTATATTTCGCACAAATTTAAAATGTCTAAAATGTCATTAATAAACATTGACTGGTATGTCGCAAATGTCTCGTTCTCCAGCTCTACACCCGGTCGAACGTTCAAGCTCAACGACTTCACCTCCCTCGAAGATATTAAATATGAAATCCATCATCTCCTACCTTACGAAGACAATTGAAAGATTGTGAAGCTCGAGTACCGTTCATCGTTGATTGACAACGGAGAGAAGATTGAGTTCAACAAATTTGAGCTCAAGACATAAGCAGATGTAAGGGCTATGTGGAGTACGTATTTCTGTTTTGAAACAAGATTTCTGCTCAAGTTGGAAGCGACGATTTCAAGATCGGTCGAAGATATTGCAAAGATATTGAAGTGTCTACCTGGATGTTGAAGTAATCTTGCATTTTATGTTTAAATGATCTATGTAATCTTAATTTTATTATATGAATCTTAATTTCATTTTGTAAAATTACATATTTTTGGTTCTACTACTAATGTGTCTGGATTACGGAAATGTAACTACAAAAGTATTATAGAGATGTATCTTTGGAATAAAAAACCCAAATAATAGGACGTCATTCAGGATGGTGTGTTTTTAATATGTGTTGGGGTGTGTCcgagatgcatctctgaaaatTGAAGGTATTTTTAAATTTTCGCATGATATCTAAAAAATATAAGGTGAATTAAGAA includes these proteins:
- the LOC127118911 gene encoding transmembrane emp24 domain-containing protein p24delta3, with the protein product MKLRDGSEFTLLVLLLCLTTLSLKTEAVWMTIPSSGTKCVSEDIQTHVVVLADYYVVTEEGPQLQTISAKVTSPYGNNLHHNENVTQGQFAFTTTESGNYVACFWMGGNQQEGATASVNLDWKTGIAAKDWDSVAKKEKIEGVGLELLKLEGIVDAIHQYLTYLKDKEAKLREVSEKTNARVAWFSIMSLGLCIFVSALQLWYLRSYFRKKKLI